Proteins from a genomic interval of Providencia stuartii:
- a CDS encoding tripartite tricarboxylate transporter permease, with amino-acid sequence METWMYLSQGFEVALIPQNLLIALIGCFIGTVVGMLPGLGPINGVAILLPLAFALKLPAESALILLATVYLGCEYGGRISSILLNVPGDAAAIMTTLDGYPMAKQGKGGVALSISAVSSFIGSTIAIFGIILFAPLLAQWALAFGPAEYFALMVFAIACLGSMMSQNPIKSLLAALIGLAFATVGVDANSGEYRFTFGSVNLSDGIQFIVVVIGLFSVSEILLMLEGTATGQGLIRKTGRMLFNRKEAKACAGPTLRSSLVGFFVGVLPGAGATIASAITYMTEKKISGANGQFGNGDVRGVAAPEAANNASACGSFIPMLTLGVPGSGTTAVMMGALTLYNITPGPGMFTEQPDIVWGLIAALLIANIVLLVMNIPLIGLFTRMLTVPLWFLVPAIATVSAVGVYAVHSTTFDLLLMMGLGVFGYILRKMNFPLSPLILGFVLGEMLEQSLRRSLSISNGEFNILWNSPISQCLLVMAVLVLVLPPIVKLIRKKRQHQTTTREHS; translated from the coding sequence ATGGAAACTTGGATGTATCTTTCGCAAGGTTTTGAAGTTGCATTAATTCCACAAAATTTGCTAATCGCACTTATTGGTTGCTTTATTGGCACGGTTGTTGGCATGTTACCGGGGCTAGGTCCTATCAATGGCGTTGCCATCCTATTACCACTGGCCTTTGCGCTAAAACTTCCCGCAGAGTCAGCTTTAATATTATTAGCGACGGTATATTTAGGCTGTGAATATGGTGGCCGAATCTCTTCTATTTTACTGAACGTCCCCGGCGATGCCGCCGCCATTATGACAACGCTTGATGGCTATCCAATGGCTAAGCAAGGTAAAGGTGGGGTTGCGCTATCCATCTCTGCTGTCAGTTCATTTATTGGCTCAACCATTGCTATCTTTGGGATCATTTTATTCGCCCCTCTACTCGCCCAGTGGGCTCTCGCGTTTGGCCCCGCGGAATATTTTGCCCTCATGGTGTTTGCCATCGCCTGTCTTGGCAGCATGATGAGTCAGAACCCAATTAAATCGCTATTAGCAGCCTTAATTGGTCTTGCCTTCGCTACTGTTGGCGTCGATGCAAACTCAGGCGAATACCGTTTTACTTTTGGTAGCGTCAACTTATCCGATGGTATCCAATTTATTGTTGTGGTGATTGGGCTATTCTCTGTCAGCGAAATACTGCTGATGTTAGAAGGCACTGCAACAGGGCAAGGTTTAATCCGCAAAACAGGACGCATGCTATTTAACCGCAAAGAAGCTAAAGCCTGTGCAGGTCCAACTTTACGTTCTTCTTTGGTCGGTTTCTTTGTCGGTGTGCTCCCCGGTGCTGGTGCCACCATTGCCAGTGCTATCACCTATATGACAGAGAAAAAAATCAGTGGTGCAAATGGCCAGTTTGGTAACGGTGATGTACGTGGTGTCGCGGCACCTGAGGCTGCAAATAATGCTTCTGCATGTGGATCATTCATTCCCATGCTCACTTTAGGTGTTCCCGGTTCAGGAACTACTGCCGTCATGATGGGCGCATTGACACTGTATAATATTACTCCAGGCCCTGGCATGTTTACTGAGCAGCCAGATATCGTATGGGGATTAATTGCAGCGCTTCTGATCGCTAATATTGTCTTACTCGTTATGAATATTCCATTAATCGGTTTATTCACCCGCATGTTAACCGTGCCCCTTTGGTTCTTAGTGCCTGCAATCGCTACGGTATCCGCGGTTGGCGTGTATGCTGTGCATAGTACAACATTCGATCTGCTTCTGATGATGGGGCTTGGTGTCTTTGGCTATATCCTACGGAAAATGAATTTTCCATTATCCCCTTTAATCCTTGGTTTCGTTCTCGGGGAGATGCTTGAGCAAAGCTTACGCCGTTCTTTATCAATCAGTAATGGCGAATTTAATATTCTCTGGAATAGCCCAATCTCTCAATGTTTGCTCGTGATGGCGGTATTAGTCCTTGTGTTACCCCCTATCGTGAAATTAATTCGTAAAAAACGTCAACATCAAACGACAACCCGCGAACACTCTTAA